In Aspergillus nidulans FGSC A4 chromosome IV, a single window of DNA contains:
- a CDS encoding transcription factor domain-containing protein (transcript_id=CADANIAT00000525), protein MEITWLADSPQSRRRARALQACPTCRRRKKRCRHIVADTSNADIPETRRARPQIRTSGDSSAIAGAEKPRHFLALSTGISRVERFVGDLNPEAAIREKVDAPNGAFHRDRVGLWISNHGENPNRSSHATSVGATISEAQPVASLLHRRYTSALKACDRLPRSTSEPLASIYFSRVNHILPIVDHELFAGEYLNGAASVFLERAICLVAAKDKTASPHLRLTAGGALNTARKFCSEVYGGLVCAMEAGLEQDRVTRIRILALMSLHFEGYEGAEAASMHLCQAIHQAQTLGLHLERPKLAPDDSLTTLFWCLWSLDKMHASIGGRPVLLADRDIGIRRHDSAARQSKSAFDAWFALSELLSKVISFYRPTADDTTGWETEYPSFEEIIGNSIQGQIDFATLGILELYYHVISILSCRCRSSQHLSGSRPSRTRQGLAAVRINSLVASECAQGLPPLPVIPYAVSLSMSVSYQELRSSTLITQFNRAKASLEACCNMLEELVSWCSAEAMARLGRKALRQIDGISFATDMLSVSDNGGGKNPNRTTASAADLGISKASMPSSSSFDTHQPSNDNLLAVTDPEQHVIPLVDEQQAYLQGPTSGDGFADIDMLFDDFLDLSLPTNFWDPIFVSSEYSNDV, encoded by the exons ATGGAGATTACTTGGCTGGCCGACAGCCCCCAATCACGGCGTCGAGCACGAGCTCTGCAAGCATGTCCCActtgcagaagaagaaag AAACGCTGTCGCCATATTGTGGCCGATACATCAAACGCGGACATTCCGGAAACTAGGAGAGCGAGGCCACAGATTCGCACCTCGGGAGACTCCTCCGCAATTGCCGGCGCTGAGAAGCCGAGACACTTTCTCGCATTGTCCACCGGAATCTCGCGGGTAGAACGGTTTGTGGGAGACCTCAACCCTGAAGCTGCCATTCGAGAGAAAGTAGATGCACCAAATGGAGCCTTTCACCGAGATCGAGTTGGCCTCTGGATCAGCAACCATGGAGAAAACCCGAACCGAAGTTCCCATGCAACCAGTGTCGGAGCAACTATTTCTGAGGCGCAGCCGGTCGCCTCCCTGTTACACCGACGGTATACATCTGCGTTGAAGGCCTGTGATCGCCTCCCTCGCTCGACTTCTGAACCCCTCGCCTCAATCTATTTCTCCAGAGTCAATCACATCTTGCCTATTGTTGATCACGAACTGTTCGCCGGCGAATACTTGAACGGAGCAGCATCTGTATTCCTCGAAAGGGCGATATGCCTGGTGGCTGCGAAAGACAAAACCGCTAGCCCTCATCTACGTTTGACAGCTGGAGGTGCTCTCAATACTGCACGGAAATTCTGCTCTGAAGTATATGGTGGACTTGTCTGCGCTATGGAAGCTGGGCTTGAACAAGACAGGGTTACTAGAATCCGTATCCTCGCCTTAATGTCCCTACATTTCGAAGGGTACGAAGGTGCTGAGGCAGCGTCGATGCATCTTTGTCAGGCTATACATCAAGCTCAAACGTTAGGTTTGCACCTCGAAAGACCTAAGCTTGCACCAGATGATTCTTTGACAACTCTCTTTTGGTGTTTGTGGTCGTTAGACAAGATGCATGCCTCCATAGGTGGCCGGCCCGTCCTTCTGGCTGACAGAGATATCGGCATCAGGAGGCATGACAGTGCTGCACGTCAATCAAAATCTGCTTTCGACGCTTGGTTCGCGCTTTCTGAATTGTTATCGAAAGTGATTTCATTCTATAGACCAACCGCTGATGATACAACTGGGTGGGAAACAGAGTATCCGAGCTTCGAAGAGATAATCGGTAATTCTATCCAAGGACAGATAGATTTCGCGACACTTG GAATACTGGAACTTTATTACCATGTGATCAGTATTCTAtcatgcagatgcagatcaTCTCAACATCTCAGCGGCTCCCGACCATCACGAACCCGTCAGGGTCTAGCCGCTGTACGGATAAATTCTTTGGTGGCGTCTGAATGTGCTCAAGGCTTGCCTCCCCTTCCGGTTATTCCGTACGCAGTGTCCCTATCGATGAGCGTCTCTTACCAAGAGCTCCGTTCCAGCACGCTTATTACCCAGTTCAACCGTGCCAAAGCTAGTCTTGAAGCTTGCTGCAATATGCTCGAGGAGTTGGTGTCTTGGTGCTCAGCGGAAGCAATGGCACGGCTCGGCAGAAAAGCACTGCGTCAAATCGACGGAATAAGTTTTGCAACCGATATGTTATCAGTGTCGGACAATGGCGGAGGTAAGAACCCCAACAGGACTACTGCAAGCGCAGCAGACCTTGGAATATCAAAGGCCAGTAtgccgtcgtcatcctcgttcGACACCCATCAACCCTCAAACGACAACTTGCTAGCCGTGACAGACCCGGAACAACATGTAATCCCACTAGTCGACGAACAACAAGCCTATTTACAGGGTCCGACTAGCGGCGACGGGTTTGCCGATATTGATATGCTGTTTGACGATTTTTTAGATCTGTCCTTACCGACAAACTTCTGGGATCCCATTTTCGTTTCATCGGAATACAGCAATGATGTTTGA
- a CDS encoding uracil-DNA glycosylase (transcript_id=CADANIAT00000526) produces MLLLLSPYTHLPNIHAATHQAHRSFRLPIDSCLHSYNRHTMASPSLKRSAGDLANPAVESKRPKTNGSITSFFGAPKPKENGAATTKSAVPSSVSSFNKQKWVATLTPEQKELLRLEIDTMDESWLAHLKEELIKPEFLALKRFLQKEKQMGVKVFPPEEDIYSWSRHTPLHKVKVVVIGQDPYHNYNQAHGLAFSVRPPTAAPPSLVNIYASIKNDYPSFVPPPNKGGLLIPWAERGVLLLNTCLTVRAHQAASHSNKGWERLTQKAIDVVTRVRTRGVVFLAWGTPAGKRITGINRDRHCILQSVHPSPLSAHRGFLNNQHFKKCNDWLAERYGPDEIIDWSLVSKQEASPASAVVQSSSVTVNQSTQQAVTESANKRTVTTKSSTLPQEAEFEEDLDALEALAALENSQES; encoded by the exons ATGTTGTTACTCCTCTCTCCATACACTCATTTACCCAACATACACGCAGCTACTCATCAAGCTCATAGGTCGTTCCGGTTACCCATAGATAGTTGTCTTCACTCTTACAACAGGCATACCATGGCGAGCCCCAGCCTTAAGCGAAGTGCCGGCGATCTGGCGAACCCAGCAGTTGAGTCAAAGAGACCCAAGACCAATGGCAGCATCACATCATTCTTTGGCGCTCCTAAGCCAAAAGAAAACGGGGCAGCAACGACCAAGTCAGCGGTTCCTTCATCGGTCTCGAGTTTCAATAAACAGAAATGGGTGGCTACATTGACTCCAGAGCAGAAGGAGCTACTCCGGCTAGAGATCGATACCATGGACGAGAGTTGGCTAGCCCATTTGAAAGAAGAGCTCATCAAACCTGAGTTCCTGGCCCTGAAACGTTTTCTTcaaaaggagaagcagatgGGGGTGAAAGTCTTCCCGCCCGAAGAAGATATTTACTCATG GTCTCGTCATACGCCTCTACACAAAGTTAAAGTGGTTGTCATTGGTCAG GATCCGTACCATAATTACAACCAAGCACACGGCCTCGCATTCTCAGTCCGCCCTCCAACCGCggctcctccatctcttgtTAACATTTATGCTTCGATCAAAAATGATTACCCGTCATTCGTACCGCCTCCGAACAAAGGTGGCCTGCTTATACCATGGGCAGAGCGTGGTGTCTTGCTTTTGAACACCTGTCTGACTGTTCGTGCACATCAGGCTGCGAGTCATTCAAACAAAGGCTGGGAGCGGTTGACACAGAAGGCTATTGACGTCGTCACCCGTGTCCGGACTCGGGGAGTGGTCTTCCTTGCATGGGGCACCCCTGCAGGGAAGCGTATTACTGGCATCAACCGCGATAGACATTGCATTTTACAGTCTGTTCATCCGAGCCCTCTGAGTGCCCACAGGGGATTT TTAAACAATCAACATTTTAAAAAATGCAACGACTGGCTTGCCGAACGATACGGGCCCGATGAAATCATTGATTGGAGTCTGGTATCGAAACAAGAAGCTTCCCCTGCCTCTGCCGTCGTTCAGAGCTCTTCCGTTACGGTCAATCAATCAACCCAGCAAGCAGTGACAGAATCGGCAAATAAAAGAACGGTTACAACCAAGTCGAGCACACTTCCGCAAGAAGCCGAGTTTGAAGAAGACTTAGACGCACTCGAGGCACTCGCAGCTCTCGAGAACTCACAAGAGTCATAA
- the pdiA gene encoding protein disulfide isomerase PDI1 (transcript_id=CADANIAT00000527), whose protein sequence is MRSFGPWALSLLGAAAAVSAADSQSETPSDVISLTKETFNDFLVEHDLVLAEFFAPWCGHCKALAPQYEEAATELKAKNIALVKVDCTAEEDVCREQEVTGYPTLKVFRGPDNVKPYQGARKTEAIVSYMVKQSLPAVSTVTEETLEDFKTMDKIVIVGYFAEDDKESSEAYTAFAESQRDNYLFASTNDAAVASAENVKQPSIVLYKDFDEKKAIYDGSLDSEALLSWVKTASTPLVGEVGPETYSGYIAAGIPLAYIFAETQEERAKFAEEFKPIAEKHRGAINIATIDAKAFGAHAGNLNLDPKTFPAFAIQDPAKNAKYPYDQTKELSAKDVSKFIQDVLEGKVEPSIKSEPVPETQEGPVTVVVAHSYKDLVIENDKDVLLEFYAPWCGHCKALAPKYDELAELYAKSKDFASKVTIAKIDATANDVPDSITGFPTIKLFPAGAKDAPVEYSGSRTVEDLANFVKENGKYGVDAFAAQAEEAEEVAEDATETASDAEPSAEKPEHDEL, encoded by the exons ATGCGTTCCTTTGGTCCGTGGGCGCTGAGCCTTCTaggagctgctgcggcggtTTCTGCTGCGGATTCTCAGTCCGAAACACCATCCGACGTCATTTCGTTGACCAaggagaccttcaatgactTCCTGGTGGAGCATGATCTAGTTCTTGCAGAGTTTTTCGCGCCCTGGTGTGGTCACTGCAAAGCTCTAGCGCCTCAATACGAAGAAGCGGCTACCGAATTGAAGGCCAAAAACATCGCCTTGGTTAAGGTTGACTGCActgcggaggaagatgttTGTAGGGAGCAAGAAGTGACAGGTTACCCTACCCTTAAGGTCTTCCGCGGCCCTGATAATGTGAAACCCTACCAAGGAGCGCGAAAAACAGAAGC GATTGTCTCGTACATGGTGAAACAATCGCTTCCTGCGGTTTCTACTGTGACTGAAGAAACCCTTGAGGACTTCAAGACCATGGATAAGATCGTTATTGTCGGCTACTTTGCTGAGGATGATAAGGAATCGTCTGAAGCTTACACGGCCTTTGCTGAGAGCCAGAGGGATAACTATCTGTTTGCTTCCACCAATGACGCTGCGGTTGCTAGCGCTGAAAATGTGAAGCAGCCTTCCATTGTGCTCTACAAAGACTTTGATGAGAAAAAAGCTATCTATGATGGGTCGCTCGACTCTGAAGCCCTGCTCAGCTGGGTGAAGACCGCCAGCACTCCCCTCGTGGGTGAGGTTGGGCCTGAGACTTACTCTGGGTACATCGCG GCCGGCATCCCCCTGGCTTACATATTCGCCGAAACCCAGGAAGAGCGCGCTAAATTCGCCGAGGAGTTCAAACCCATTGCAGAGAAGCACAGGGGCGCTATCAACATAGCCACAATTGACGCCAAGGCTTTTGGTGCCCATGCCGGAAACCTCAACCTTGACCCCAAGACGTTCCCTGCCTTTGCCATCCAGGATCCCGCGAAGAACGCGAAGTACCCGTATGACCAGACCAAGGAACTTTCGGCTAAGGATGTCAGCAAGTTCATTCAAGATGTCCTAGAGGGCAAGGTTGAACCCAGCATCAAGTCTGAACCCGTGCCTGAAACTCAAGAGGGCCCTGTCACAGTCGTCGTGGCCCACTCATACAAGGATCTTGTGATCGAGAACGACAAGGATGTCCTTCTTGAATTCTACGCACCATGGTGTGGACATTGCAAGGC TCTTGCCCCCAAATATGATGAATTGGCCGAGTTGTATGCCAAGAGCAAAGATTTCGCATCTAAGGTCACTATTGCAAAGATCGACGCGACGGCCAACGATGTCCCTGACTCTATTACCGGTTTTCCGACCATCAAATTATTCCCTGCAGGCGCCAAAGACGCACCTGTTGAATATTCGGGTTCTCGTACCGTGGAGGATCTCGCAAATTTCGTTAAAGAGAACGGCAAATACGGTGTCGATGCTTTCGCCGCTcaggccgaggaggccgaaGAAGTTGCCGAAGATGCCACTGAGACCGCCAGCGACGCTGAGCCCTCTGCTGAAAAGCCTGAGCATGACGAGCTTTGA
- a CDS encoding protein atg22-1 (transcript_id=CADANIAT00000528), which produces MQEDGIAEPGLLLPRYPGDDTRPTNKKELLGWYSYGWAAEVFTVCAMGSFLPITLEQMARERGVLLSDKTTPCTAIWKTPESSNTSWQNSSPAAAGQCIVYILGAEINTASFAMYTFSVSVLIQAILIISMSGAADHGSYRKTLLVSFAAIGSICTMLILAVTPKVYLLGGLFAIVANTCLGASFVLLNSFLPLLVRYHPSLLKEESGYMVRSPTENSGQPIATDCFSNDDPRAALLQGDGMTPEDTREFISSSNTSKELTISTRISSYGIGIGYIGAVFLQGICILVIVQTRQTTFSLRLVLFLIGLWWFIFTIPAAFWLRPRPGPPLLRAQDGKAYQSWLGYMAYAWKSLGRTAMRTRHLKDILLFLASWFLLSDGIATVSGTAVLFAKTQLNMEPAALGMINVITMISGVFGAFSWSYVSRVLNLRASQTIIACIFLFELVPLYGLLGFIPAIKNLGFLGLQQPWEMFPLGVIYGLVMGGLSSYCRSFFGQLIPPGYEASFYSLYAITDKGSSVFGPAIVGFITDHYGEIRPAFFFLAILILLPLPLMLLVDADRGKRDALALAEVLEARSSLEQRDYGTFSQQQ; this is translated from the exons ATGCAGGAAGATGGAATTGCTGAGCctgggcttcttctcccacgATACCCAGGCGATGACACCCGGCCaacaaacaagaaagagcTGCTGGGGTGGTATAGTTATGGTTGGGCAGCAGAGGTTTTCACAGTATGTGCTATGG GGTCATTTTTACCTATCACTTTAGAGCAGATGGCCCGAGAACGTGGGGTTCTACTCTCGGACAAAACGACACCGTGTACTGCGATCTGGAAAACTCCAGAGTCATCAAACACAAGCTGGCAAAATTCAAGTCCCGCCGCTGCAGGTCAATGTATTGTTTACATCCTTGGGGCCGAAATCAACACCGCAAGCTTCGCAATGTACACCTTCTCCGTGAGTGTCCTCATACAAGCAATCCTGATAATATCAATGTCAGGCGCTGCAGATCATGGAAGCTACCGCAAGACGCTCTTAGTATCATTTGCGGCTATTGGCTCCATTTGTACGATGTTAATCCTTGCGGTTACTCCGAAAGTATACCTACTTGGTGGGTTATTCGCTATTGTTGCTAACACCTGCCTCGGGGCATCGTTCGTGTTATTGAACTCTTTCCTACCTTTATTGGTCCGATATCATCCTTCGTTACTTAAGGAAGAGAGTGGATACATGGTCCGTTCTCCTACTGAAAACAGTGGTCAACCAATTGCCACGGACTGTTTTTCGAACGATGACCCCAGAGCAGCACTTCTACAGGGAGATGGAATGACTCCAGAAGATACAAGGGAGTTTATATCGTCATCAAACACGTCAAAAGAGCTGACAATATCCACTCGGATTTCGTCATATGGGATTGGCATTGGCTACATCGGTGCTGTTTTCCTACAAGGTATATGCATCCTTGTCATTGTCCAGACCCGCCAGACTACCTTTTCGCTACGCCTCGTTCTTTTCTTGATAGGTTTATGGTGGTTTATCTTCACTATACCTGCGGCATTTTGGCTCAGGCCGCGCCCTGGGCCCCCGTTGCTGCGTGCTCAAGACGGGAAGGCCTATCAGTCATGGCTCGGCTACATGGCGTACGCTTGGAAGTCGCTCGGCCGAACGGCGATGCGGACGCGACATTTGAAGGATATTCTGTTATTCCTTGCATCCTGGTTCCTGTTGAGCGATGGAATCGCCACCGTCAGTGGTACAGCCGTTCTCTTCGCTAAAACCCAGTTGAATATGGAGCCCGCAGCGTTGGGGATGATCAATGTGATTACAATGATCTCAGGAGTTTTTGGTGCCTTTTCTTGGAGCTACGTTTCACGAGTGCTGAACCTTCGCGCTTCGCAGACCATCATCGCTTGCATTTTCCTTTTTGAGCTTGTGCCGCTTTATGGTCTGTTGGGCTTTATTCCAGCCATCAAAAACCTCGGCTTCTTGGGTCTTCAACAGCCGTGGGAAATGTTCCCATTAGGGGTTATATATGGGCTTGTCATGGGAGGGCTTTCGTCGTATTGTCGAAGTTTCTTCGGGCAGCTGATCCCTCCTGGATATGAAGCGTCTTTCTATTCTCTTTACGCTATAACGGACAAAGGCTCGAGTGTATTTGGACCGGCAATTGTTGGATTTATCACAGATCATTATGGGGAGATTCGTCCTGCGTTCTTCTTTCTCGCGATACTTATTCTTCTACCTTTGCCGTTAATGCTCCTCGTGGACGCCGATCGAGGAAAGCGAGATGCGCTGGCATTGGCAGAAGTGCTGGAGGCACGTTCGAGCCTTGAACAGCGTGATTACGGAACGTTTTCGCAACAACAGTAA
- a CDS encoding protein rgr1 (transcript_id=CADANIAT00000529): protein MNQDNINGRGLGLHDQLNGVSSAPAGSSQLGNPVGLHNGSLPTNGVQHPDSRGSDENYRTKMMLSASGDPPELQHIVQGFFPLAKLLNRSAQQCWNDLADLVAELAEIQVPSHDSNFSPISPNTKVLGNQSPENVRKKLRALEFAQKKRGEFIKLLVLSQWSRQAADVSRLIDIQNFIRTQHQAYAGALQCMGDMKRDLVRAQVANPDLNTALEVLLRGEVVSMPDLGYRPPKPLTPKSTLKKMRKINRVISTRLALHDDIPLAFQKYRVHDGRVTFVVPGEFELDLSIGEEDVTSQFFFVDIRFLFSPSPSIPAGRMLSELDIKINDTLRNGGLSECFNWLHNLILTNKINILARQASELSRSLWSNVLRSELLHRTLVLQYWASKPNTKSWLEIGIRRGPRESTIGGMRPPSLGLRWIRDGQEVNSDDVEFDTDSLSVDRLLRSAIALHISHILSSAFRRISEKLLYSNGSLSLHAYLTRTEPGDCQLDVQLTASRRLRVAIEPLSGAIVLAATPNTLERVDTDRNMDRSTIDDIVSRVGRLRCAAAIEEVESQVKMLGFISVSPRNVRIDARSLFPANVLRFSFFWHHHWERSWLLAATSSMDGDKWWVVQTPSADSVTINRSLDAAVHHASSAVRSAQVICNLLLPAEQPDYSSLADLGHCLSGFLAIYANARFLQDLQFIKIWPHLEHLRIGPGLQVPDLNIEYEATKLPEALRVALPAGFKRKTFVKKTIRLAFHGIDRCRKVAIMVAYGNLSTSFPALGDLVAEDDHSLVLQKTGTGFALLYEILRRKKMDARFLSLSRLGFAYGPNKELLAQLDIGETQPQLPTEMDPLKLAFRTGHLFHYRLSISFDHSNPHRRIQGPLASNLNRPTAEAGLDTLTEILSFTLPLMQALDRFMANPSRNESSIVHVTVRNATSFQIHYPYEKCRLRLVAHQHQNQPVWVLRDVLSFQDGSCEPEFKHKLQERLYNSKGTGWRGLGNGVIAEPDHIGDLLDELDRCLASTKANTTPKALDSRTSHDAPAANNQSPAIRPEKSVEAADMHGGFVNRNLQQKAGPASQKTDVITID from the exons ATGAATCAAGATAACATCAATGGACGAGGGCTAGGCTTGCATGATCAGCTGAATGGTGTCTCATCCGCGCCTGCGGGTTCCAGTCAATTAGGGAACCCAGTCGGTCTACATAATGGATCGCTACCCACAAATGGAGTTCAACATCCTGATTCGCGCGGAAGTGACGAGAATTACCGGACTAAGATGATGTTATCCGCCTCAGGAGACCCTCCTGAATTACAGCACATTGTCCAAGGTTTTTTCCCCTTGGCGAAGTTACTTAATCGGTCCGCACAACAATGCTGGAACGATCTTGCGGATTTAGTCGCCGAGCTTGCGGAAATCCAAGTACCCTCCCACGACTCTAATTTTTCCCCAATATCCCCGAACACGAAGGTACTGGGAAATCAGTCTCCGGAAAATGTGCGGAAGAAACTTCGAGCCTTGGAATTCGCCCAGAAAAAGCGAGGGGAATTTATCAAGCTTCTTGTGCTCTCGCAATGGAGCCGACAAGCTGCGGACGTGAGCCGGTTGATTGATATTCAAAACTTCATTCGCACGCAACATCAAGCTTACGCGGGAGCTTTACAATGCATGGGAGACATGAAGAGAGACCTTGTACGAGCACAGGTGGCCAACCCAGATCTAAACACTGCATTGGAAGTCTTGTTGAGAGGTGAGGTTGTATCAATGCCAGAT CTTGGTTATAGGCCTCCAAAGCCCTTAACGCCAAAATCcactttgaagaagatgcgAAAGATAAATAGGGTCATCAGCACGAGGTTAGCTTTGCATGATGATATCCCTCTTGCCTTCCAGAAGTACCGCGTCCATGATGGTCGGGTCACATTTGTTGTGCCCGGAGAGTTCGAGCTCGATTTGTCTATTGGGGAAGAGGACGTCACGTCTCAGTTTTTCTTCGTCGACATCCGCTTTCTTTTCAGCCCATCACCTTCGATTCCCGCAGGTCGGATGCTCAGCGAACTCGATATCAAAATTAATGATACTCTTCGAAACGGTGGATTGTCCGAGTGCTTTAACTGGCTACATAATCTAATACTAACAAACAAAATAAATATTCTTGCAAGGCAAGCTTCTGAGCTGAGTAGGAGCCTTTGGTCCAACGTTTTGCGCAGCGAGTTGCTGCACCGGACTCTAGTACTGCAGTACTGGGCATCGAAGCCTAACACGAAAAGTTGGCTTGAGATCGGCATACGACGCGGCCCTCGAGAATCCACTATAGGTGGAATGCGGCCACCATCTTTGGGCTTGCGATGGATTAGGGATGGACAAGAAGTGAACTCGGATGATGTCGAGTTTGACACGGACAGCCTCTCGGTggatcgtcttcttcgaagTGCCATTGCTTTACACATTTCGCATATACTGTCCTCAGCGTTCAGGAGGATCAGCGAGAAGCTTCTTTATTCTAATGGGTCACTGTCATTACACGCCTATCTTACCAGGACCGAACCAGGGGATTGTCAGCTTGATGTTCAACTTACCGCATCCCGTCGGCTTCGAGTTGCGATCGAGCCCCTGTCGGGAGCTATAGTGCTAGCAGCTACTCCGAATACCCTGGAGCGAGTGGATACCGATCGCAATATGGACCGATCGACCATTGACGATATAGTATCTCGCGTCGGAAGACTTCGCTGTGCTGCGGCGATAGAGGAGGTAGAATCGCAGGTGAAGATGCTTGGATTCATCTCGGTTAGCCCAAGGAACGTAAGGATTGACGCTCGAAGTTTGTTCCCTGCAAACGTTCTGCGGTTCTCGTTCTTTTGGCATCATCATTGGGAGCGTTCCTGGTTGCTTGCCGCAACGAGTAGTATGGATGGAGATAAATGGTGGGTTGTCCAAACTCCGTCGGCGGATTCTGTAACGATCAATCGTAGCTTGGATGCTGCCGTGCATCATGCCAGCTCTGCTGTTCGCTCTGCGCAGGTCATTTGCAACTTGCTACTACCCGCGGAGCAACCAGACTACTCATCACTTGCCGATTTGGGTCATTGCTTGTCAGGCTTCTTGGCCATATATGCAAATGCGCGCTTTCTGCAAGATCTGCAGTTTATCAAAATCTGGCCGCATCTGGAACACTTAAGAATCGGGCCTGGCCTTCAAGTGCCAGACCTCAACATTGAGTACGAAGCGACAAAGTTACCGGAGGCTCTGCGAGTAGCTCTTCCCGCCGGTTTTAAGAGGAAGACATTCGTCAAAAAGACAATTCGCCTGGCTTTTCACGGCATCGACCGGTGCAGGAAAGTCGCCATAATGGTCGCCTACGGCAATTTGTCCACTTCTTTTCCTGCGCTGGGTGATTTAGTCGCCGAAGACGATCACTCGTTGGTCCTTCAAAAAACAGGCACCGGTTTCGCGCTTC TATACGAAATCCTTcggcggaagaagatggacGCGCGTTTTCTATCGTTGTCGCGCCTTGGTTTCGCCTATGGACCGAATAAAGAGCTCCTTGCGCAACTCGATATCGGGGAGACACAGCCCCAACTTCCCACGGAAATGGATCCTCTGAAGCTCGCGTTCAGAACGGGTCATTTATTCCATTATCGTCTCAGCATAAGTTTTGATCACTCTAACCCCCATCGCAGAATACAAGGGCCTTTGGCTTCCAACCTGAACCGGCCTACCGCTGAAGCAGGTCTGGACACACTGACAGAGATACTATCATTCACACTTCCCTTGATGCAAGCACTGGATCGATTCATGGCGAACCCCTCTCGCAATGAGTCATCTATAGTGCACGTTACTGTGCGTAATGCAACGTCCTTCCAAATCCATTACCCCTACGAGAAATGCCGGCTCCGACTAGTAGCCCACCAACACCAAAATCAACCCGTCTGGGTTCTCAGAGATGTGTTGAGCTTTCAAGATGGTTCCTGTGAACCAGAATTCAAACACAAACTTCAGGAGAGGCTATATAACTCGAAAGGCACCGGCTGGAGGGGACTTGGCAACGGGGTTATTGCAGAGCCTGATCATATTGGAGATTTATTGGATGAGCTCGACCGGTGCTTGGCCTCGACCAAAGCCAATACGACTCCAAAAGCTCTGGATAGCAGAACCTCCCACGATGCCCCTGCCGCTAACAACCAGTCTCCTGCTATTAGACCTGAAAAGTCAGTGGAAGCGGCTGATATGCACGGAGGTTTTGTCAATAGAAATTTACAACAGAAAGCAGGTCCTGCCTCGCAAAAGACGGATGTCATCACGATCGATTAA